The following proteins come from a genomic window of Acomys russatus chromosome 17, mAcoRus1.1, whole genome shotgun sequence:
- the Pfdn5 gene encoding prefoldin subunit 5, which translates to MAQSINLTELNLPQLEMLKNQLDQEVEFLSTSLAQLKVVQTKYVEAKDCLNVLTKSNEGKELLVPLTSSMYVPGKLHDVEHVLIDVGTGYYVEKTTEDAKDFFKRKIDFLTKQMEKIQPALQEKHAMKQAVLDLMSQKIQQITARGAAQATAKA; encoded by the exons ATGGCGCAGTCGATTAACCTCACGGAGCTGAATCTGCCGCAACTGGAAATGCTCAAGAACCAGCTGGACCAG GAAGTGGAGTTTTTGTCCACGTCCCTTGCTCAGCTCAAGGTGGTGCAGACCAAATACGTGGAAGCCAAGGACTGTCTGAACGTGCTGACCAAGAGCAACGAGG GAAAAGAATTACTGGTCCCACTGACGAGTTCT ATGTATGTCCCGGGGAAGCTACATGATGTGGAGCATGTGCTCATCGATGTGGGGACTGGCTACTACGTGGAGAAG ACGACTGAGGATGCCAAAGACTTCTTCAAAAGGAAGATAGACTTCCTTACGAAGCAGATGGAGAAAATCCAGCCAGCTCTTCAGGAAAAACACGCCATGAAGCAAG ctgtcttggacttgatgAGCCAGAAGATTCAGCAGATCACAGCCCGGGGCGCAGCTCAGGCCACTGCCAAGGCGTGA